The following proteins are encoded in a genomic region of Dehalococcoidia bacterium:
- a CDS encoding antibiotic biosynthesis monooxygenase family protein, protein MQHLVTNWHVDRHSAGEWETIWQEMHELARQTPGFLQARLLRSVEHPGKFVVYALWASREAWDVYYGLPRMHELTHASFRLLKGPPIQEWFDVVADVAAEGVTPALPQSG, encoded by the coding sequence GTGCAGCATTTGGTCACCAACTGGCACGTCGACCGCCACAGCGCGGGCGAATGGGAGACGATCTGGCAGGAGATGCACGAGCTGGCGCGCCAGACACCAGGCTTCCTGCAGGCCCGTTTGCTGCGCTCGGTCGAACATCCGGGCAAATTCGTTGTCTACGCGCTGTGGGCCTCCCGTGAGGCATGGGACGTCTACTACGGGCTGCCGCGCATGCACGAATTGACTCACGCCAGCTTCCGCCTGCTGAAGGGGCCACCGATCCAGGAATGGTTCGACGTCGTCGCCGACGTCGCGGCCGAGGGTGTTACGCCAGCTCTGCCGCAGTCGGGATGA